The DNA region ATGCCGAGGTCGTACAGGGAGGCACGAATCCATCCGCGCCGACGGTGGCGCAGCTTGCCCTCGATGCCTGCCCGGCGACGCCGGTCGAAGCCCGTCATGAGGGTGCCGTAGAAGAACGCAGCCGAGCTCACGATACCTGGTTCCGGACAGGGATACGAGCGTAGGGAGGCCGCTTGCAGCCGCGCGCGGCATGTCCGGGAAACTCGAAGTCTAGCAGAAATGAATCGGGCCGGCCGAGGCTGCCCTCGTGCCGGCCCGTGTGGGTCGCGTGCGGGTTGCGCGCGCGTCAGTTCTCGGCGTTGCGGTGCATCTCGTGCAGCTGCTTCATGTGGTCGCCGTGCACCGCTGAGGCCTGCTTGACGATGACGTCGAGCATCTCGGCGGGGAGCGTCATGTGGACGGCGACGCCACTACCGGTGCCCTCGACGGTGACCGAGTTGAGCAGCGGCTTGAGCTCGGGCTTGGCCTCGAGCTGGAGGCGGGCCAGCGCGAGCACGCCCTGGACGACCTCGCGCATGTTCTTGCCGGCTTCCGCGTCCTTGCCCTCGGCGCGGACCGTGGCCGTGAGGCCGCCGTTGAGGTGGCCCGACGCGGCGAACCACCTGACCTCGGGGAGCTGCTGGCCGAGCACCTGGGCGCCGTCGCCGGTCGCCGCCACGCCGAGCACCTTCGGGCGACCGATGGCCCACACCGTGGAGTTCTGGTCGACGCTCTCGAGCATGCGGACGAACTCGCCGTCGCTGGTGATGCTCGCGGTGCCGTCGCCGGCGTTGCGGTCGATGGCGGCCTTGACGGCGGCCTCGGAGCCGACGATCACGAGGCCGGCGTTGACCAGCGCGATGCGCGGCGACTCGCCCTCCTCCTCGTGCGCCACGAGCAGGCGGGCGCCCTTGTAGTCGGTGAGCTGGCCGCCCTTGCTGGTCACCAGGGCCTCGATCTTGGCGATGTCGAAGCGACCGCGCAGGGCCACGAAGCCGCTGCCGTGGTTGGCCGTGCCGTCGGCGGCCGGGCTCATGGCGGCGATGACGGCGTCGATGTCGCGCTCGACGTCGATGCCGGTCTGCTCCTGGAACTCCTGTCGGCCCTTGCCCTCGTTGTCCATGAGGGTGTTCAGGCGCTGCCGGAACTCCGACGTCATCACCCCCTGCACGTTGGCGTAGGCCACCACGGCCGCGCCGGCAGGGACGAGCGACAGTTCGTCGGGTCCGGTGTTGCTGGCCAGGGCGCGGGGCATGCCGCCCATGTAGGCGACGGTGCCGGCCGCGAGGCCCGCAGTGAGGATGGCGGCCGAACCGAAGAGGAAGTAGCGGGTCTTTGCGGTGCTCATCGGAGGATCAACTCCCGGTATAGCCACTGTAACGTACCCGGCCCCGGGAAGGTTCCACGGCCGGGCTTGAAGGGGTGGGATGAATTGCGGGCACCGGGCACCGGAAACCGGGCACCGATATCCGGGCACCCGGGCGCCCGTACCCGGATCCCCATGCCCGTTCTACTGTTCGAGCACGTACTCCCGCCGCGCCACGGTCCGCATGGCCAGGGTGAGGCCGACTGCCACGATCACGGCCAGCCAGAACAGGCTGGTGCCGACGGCCGGGAACTCCCGGAAGAGCGACGTGAGGAGGCTGACGGTGCTGTCGTCGGCCGGCATCGCCTGCGGCACGAGGCCCTGCAGGTAATAGGCAACCGTGAACCGGCGCAGGTAGCCCGGGATGACCAGGATGGCCGGCTCCCAGGCGAACACGAAGGCCAGGCCGGTGAGCAGGGGCCGCTTGAAGCGGGCGCCGACCCAGGCGAACAGCGCCCCGTAGGTGGCCAGCCCGAGGGCGATCACCACGAGGTCCTTGACCAGGTCGAGGAAGCCGCCGGCGAGCGACCCGCCGGGCCGCGACATGATGAGCAGGTACACCAGCACGACCGACGGCAGCACCACGGCGATGGTGCACACCAGGTACGCCAGGTACTTGCCGAGCAGCACCGCGCCGCGCGGGATGGGCCGCGAGAACAGGTAGGTGATCGTCTTGTCCTCGACCTCGTCGGCCATCAGCGACGTGCCGTAGAACACCGCGAGCACGGGGACGGCGAAGCGCAGGTAGAACACCCACACCATCAGGCCGAAGATGGCGCCGCTGCCCACCCGCACGCCGTCGATCTGCACGCCGCCGCTGCCGGCCGAGAACATGTCGATGACGCGCACCATCAGCGCGATCAGCAGCGGCCCGCCGACCACCAGCGCCATGAACACCGTCCGCCGCGACCAGAGCATCTGGTCGAGGGAGAGGTCGAAGATGCGGGCGGCAGCGCGGGGGAGGGAGAGGCTCGCCTCAGCGCGGCTCGCAGGCACGGCGGGAGTCGGGAGTCGGGAGTCGGGAGTCGCCGAAGGGCCAGTCGACACAGGCAGCGCGTCAGTAGGCATGAGCATTGCTCCGAACGTTGGGCATGGGCATCGTACGTACCTATCAGGATCTCGAGGTGTGGCAGACGTCGATCGAACTCGCCGTCGACATCACACGACTGGCCAACCAGTTGCCACAGAGCGAGTTGTACGCGCTGGGGCTGCAGTTGCGCAGAGCGGCGATTTCGGTCCCCAGCAACATCGCCGAGGGATACGGCCGCTCGACACGGCCGGAATATGTGCGCTTTCTGCGCATAGCCCGAGGTTCCAATGCTGAAGTCTCCTCACTGCTCATCATCGCCACCCGGCTGGGCTACCTCAGTGAGGCACGAGCTGCACGCACCCGCGAAACCAACGATCGCATTGCCGCCATGCTGACTCGCCTGCTTCAGACGCTCGAAGGGCGTTGACTTGTCGACTGCCAGCGTTCCTTAAGGTGCAGTGACCCTGTATCTGTCATCCGCCGTGTGCGGGCCTTCCCCACTCCCCACTCCCGACTCCCGACTCCCGATTCCCGACTCCCGACTCCCGACTCCCGATTCCCGTCACTTCACCAGGTACCCAAACACCGCCGCGAGGTTATCGTCCGGCGACGTCACTTCGTCGATCCGGCCGAAGGGTTCCTCGGAAGCCAGCAGCGTCAGTTGCGTGTAGAACGTGTCGGGCGCGTCGGTCTCGACCACCAGGGCGTCGGCCTCGAAGCGCAGGCTGCGCACGTAGGGGTACGACAGGCACTCGCGCGCCAGTTCGCGGGGCCGCTCGGCGCGGATGTGCACCGTGTGCGGGTGGTGGTCGATCAGCGCGCGGATGTCGTGGACGTCGCCCTCGGCGAGGATGCGGCCGTTGTTGATGAGGAGCACGTTGCTCGTCATCGCCTCGACCTCGTGCAGGATGTGGCTCGACACCAGCACGCTGCGGCCGTCACGGGCCCACTCGCGGATGATGCGGATGGTGCGGCGGCGCATCAGCGGGTCCATGCCGGTGAGCGGCTCGTCGAGGATCAGCAACTCGGGGTCGTGGACCAGGGCCTGGGCGAGCTTGACGCGCTGCCGCATGCCCTTGCTGTAGGCGCCGATCTTCTTGTCGGCGGCGGGCACCAGGTCCACCGCCTCGAGGGCGCGCAACGCCGCGGCCTTCGCCTCGGTGCTGGAGTAGCCGTTGAGCCGCACCAGCGCCGACACCCACTCGAGGCCGGTCATCCGCTCGTAGAAGGCGTCCTGCTCGGGACAGAACCCGATGCGGGTGTAGGCCGCCGGGTTGCCCCAGATCGGCGCGCCGAGCACGGTGACGCTGCCCTTGCTCGGCTGCAGCTGCCCGGTGATCAGCTTCATGAACGTCGACTTGCCGGCGCCGTTGGGGCCGAGCAGCCCGGTGATGCCCGCCGGGATCGACACGCTGACGTCGTTGAGGCCGATGACCTGCCCGTACCACTTCGACACGTGGTCGGCGGTGATGATCGCGGCTCCCGGTCCTTCCCGATCCGCGGTCCGCGAGCCCCGCTCCGCGACGACGCTCATGCCACCACCTCCACGCCGCGCACGCGGCGCTCGAGCACCGAGGCGGCCACCGCCACCACCGCGACGAGCACGATGAACGACACGGCGACCGGCGTCTGGTGGCGCGGCGCCTGCCTGAAGATCACGTCACCCACCTGGTCGAGGCTCGCCTGGATCGAGACCCAGGACACCGCGGTGCTGCCGGTGATGAAGCGGAGGGCGTTGAACATCGCATCCGAGAAGATGAGCACGCCCGCGAAGAGGATGCCGACGAACCGGCTGCTGCGCGACAGCGACGAGAGCGCCGTCATCCCGAAGGTGATCACCAGGGTGAGCACGAGGCAGTAGAGCGTGATCGAGGCCACCAGCGAGGAGTTGGCCTTGAGGAACGTGAAGCTGCCCGAGAAGGCGATCTGCAGCACCAGGAGCAGGATGGCCGGTAGCCAGGTGATGGCGAGCAGGAACGTGGCGAGCACGGTCATCTTGCCGAGGATGTACTCGGCGCGGGTGACCGGCTTGGACAGGTACAACTGCAGCGCGTTGGCGCGTCGGTCGTTGGCGATGAGCCCGGCGCCGACGTACACGGTGACCAGGAACACGAAGATCTGCTGCTGGCCGAGGAAGTCGCGGAACGTCTGCGGCGTCGGCGCCAGGAACGTCGCCGCCTGCGAGAAGTTCGACGCCAGGAACAGCTGGCTGGCCCGGACGACGAACGGGATCCACGCGGCCAGCAGCAGGCCCAGGAAGGCCCGCTTCACGATGAACCCCATGAGACCGGCGCGGGCGATGACGGTCCAGGCGCTGCGCACCGGCCGGCGCTCGCCGGAGTAGCGCCGGTACGACTGGTCATGAATGGGCACGGCCGCCTCCTTCGATGGCGTCGATGAAGACGTCCTCGAGCGTCGGCACGCTCGGGCGCAGGTGACGCACCTGCATGTCCTGCGCCGCGGCGAGGGCGAACACGTCGCGCGCCGACCGGCCGGCCGGCACCAGCACCCGCATCACGTCCTCGTCGGTGCCGTGCGCCTCGAGCCCCTGCCCGCGCAGCACCTCGATGAAGCGCGGCAGGTCGCCCTTGATCCGCAGCTCGAACACGCTGCCGCCGGTGCCCTTCAGCGTCGCGATCGGCCCCTGCGTCGCCACCCGGCCCTTGTCCATCACGATGACGTGGTCGCAGGTGTGCTCGACGTCGGGCAGCAGGTGCGACGACAGGATCAGGTTGACCCGCTTGTTGTGCCCGAGGTCGTGGATGAGCGCGAGCATCTCGTCGCGGCCCTTCGGGTCCATGCCGTTGGTCGGCTCGTCGAGGAACAGCAGGTCGGGGTCGTGCACCAGCGCCTGCGCGAGCTTGATGCGCTGCTTCATGCCCGTCGAGTAGGTCTCGATGTTGCGGTAGCGCGCCTCGCCGAGGCCGACGTAGTACAGCACCTCGTGGGCGCGCTGCATCGCGTCCACCGGCGGCAACCCCGAGAGCTGCCCGCAGTAGGCGACGAAGGTCACCGCGTTCATCCCGGGGATGTGCGCGTCGTTCTCCGGCATGTAGCCGATGCGCGCCCGGATGTCCTGGGCCTTGTGGCGCACGTCGAGGCCGAGCACGGTCATCCGGCCCTGTGTCGGCACCACGAAGCCGAGCAGCGCCTTGATCATCGTGCTCTTGCCGGCGCCGTTCGGCCCGAGCAGGCCGACGGCCCCCGGCGGAAAGTGCGCCGCCACGCCGGCAAGCGCCTGATTCTTCCCATAGACGACGGTCACGTCGTCGAGGGCCACCACGGAAGAGGGATCGGGAGTCACGGGAGGTCGCGGGCGGTCGGGAATCGGGAATCGGGAATCGGGAATCGGGAGTCGGGAATCGGGAGTCGGGAGTCGGCTGCGGCCAGCCCTGAAGCCTGTCGCTTGTCGCCTGCTCTGCCTACATACGGACGGGGACGAACGGGAGTTCAGGAAAAGGCTACAGGCTCCGGCTCAGGGATCAGGGCGCGCGCTCCCCCGCAGCCCGAGGTCGTCGGCCACCTCACGCAACGACTCGATGACGTTGGCGATGTGGACCTCGAGCGGCAGCCCGAGCGACTCGGCGCCGGCGATCAGGTCCTCGCGGGGCACGGCCCGGGCGAAGGCCTTGTCCTTCATCCGCTTTTTCACCGAGGCCGCCTCGAGATCCATCACGCTCCTCGAGGGACGGACGAGCGCCGCGGCGGTGACGAAGCCCGACATCTCGTCGCAGGCGTACAGGACCTTCTCGAGCAGGCTGTCCCGGGTGACGCCGCTGTAGTCGGCGTGCGACAGGATGGCCCGCGTCACGACCTCCGGGTAACCGTGCTGCTTGAGGATCTCGACGCCCTTGTACGGATGCTCCTCCTGCGACGGCCAGCGCTCGTAGTCGAAGTCGTGCAGCAGGGCCGTCACGCTCCACAGCGCCTCGTCCTCGCCGAGGCGCCGCGCGTAGCCGCGCACCGCCGCCTCGACCGCGTAGGCGTGTCGCCGGAGGCTCTCGCCAGTGGTGTACTCGTGGAGCAGCGCCAACGCTGCGTCGCGATCCGGCGTCCAGCTCATGACCGGCTCCCCCGCGCCACCAGGTAGACCGGCACACCCGCCAGCACGATGGCCAGCCCCGGCCAGGTCGTCGCCGGGCGATAGGCGAAAAGGACGAACAGGATCGCGAGCGCCCCGAGGATGTAGAGCCCCGGCACGACGGGGTAGCCGAAGGCGCGATAGGGCCGGTGGGCGTCGGGCCGCGTGATCCGCAGCCGGAACAGGCCCGCGACGGTGAGCGCGTAGAAGATCAGCGCCGCCGAGATGACGTAGTCGAGCAGGTTCGAATAGAGGTTGCCGTACCGGCCGGTGGTCGCGTCGAAGGTGCGCGGCAGCACCAGCAGGACGGCCCACAGGCCCTGCAGCACCAGGCCGAAGGCGGGCACCCGGGCCGCGTTCAACTCCCCCGCCTGCCGGAAGAACAGGCCGTCCCTGGCCATCGCGTAGTACGCCCGGGCGCCGGCCAGCACCAGGCCGTTCACGCAACCGAAGGTCGAGACCATGATTGCCACCGCCATCGCCGCGGCGCCGACGCCCGGGAACACGGTGTTGAGCAGCAGCGTGGCCACCCGGTCGGACGGCGCCGACTGGATCGACTCGAGCGGCAGCGCCACCAGGTACGCGATGTTGGAGAGGATGTAGAGGCCGGTGACGATGGCCGTGCCGAGCACCATCGACAGCGGCAGCGTGCGCCGCGGATCCTTGACCTCGCCGGCGGTGAAACAGATGTTGTTCCACGCGTCCGACGAGAACAGCGACCCGGTCTGCGAGATGCCGATCGCGACGAACAGCCCGAACGCGGTCACGGCCGTCAGCCCGGGAGCCAGTTCCACCACGCCGCGCGGCTGCCAGAAGTTGCCGAAGTTGGCGGCGACCGCATCGGCGTTCCACCCGAGCAGCAGGCCGGCGGCGATGAGCGCCACCAGCGCGCCGGTCTTCGCGGTGGTGAAGACGTTCTGCACGATCTTGCCGTATTCGAGGCCGCGGGTGTTGGTCCAGGTGAGCAACGCGATCAGCAGCACGCCGAGCAACTGCGCCGTCGAGAGGGAGAGCGCGTAGCCCGACGTGACGTGGATCGGCGCGATGAGGTAGTGGTCCTCGGCGACCCACGGGAACAGCACGCCGGTGAACCGCGCGAACGCCACCGCAACGGCCGCGATCGTGCCCGTCTGGATGACCGTGAACAGCGTCCAGCCGTACAGGAAGCCCCACAGCGGCGAGAACGCCTCGCGCAGGAACACGTACTGCCCACCGGCCCGCGGCATCATCGCCGCGAGCTCGCCGTACGCGAGCGCGGCGCCGACGGTGAGCACGCCAGTGAGCAACCACGCCGCCAGCAACCAGCCAGGGCTGCCGATCAGCCGCGCCATGTCGGCCGAGACGATGAAGATGCCCGAGCCGATCATCGAGCCGACCACGACCATGGTGGCGTCGTAGAGGCCGAGCCCGCGCGTGAACTCGCTGTCGAGCCCGGCGTCCCGCGTCTCCGCGGGCGAGTTGGTCTGCATGGGTTGGGGAATATATCAGGGGCCGGGGATCGAGGGCCGGGCACCGGGCACCGGCGACAGATGTTGCCGTCGCGCTGGCGCGACGTGGCCGGCCACCGGCCTCACCAGTCGTGACGAAGGTCCATGGCCTTGCGGATCACGGAAGTGGCCTTGTCGGTCAGCTCATACGGCTCGAGCCCGCCGAACGGCGCCCACTCGGCCTCCGACACGTCGTCGCCCGCCTGCAGCGCCCCACCGACCGGCAGGCACAGGTAGTCGACCAGCACGAAGTGGTACTTCACGCGCCCGTCCTCGTCGCGCAGGATGCGGTCGAAGACCTCGATGACCGGGCCGACCCGGACAACCAGCCCGGTCTCCTCCACGAGTTCGCGCGCGACGCCCTCCTCGAGCCCCTCGCCGACCTCGAGGGTGCCCCCCGGGATGCTCCACCGGTTGGCGAGCGGTTCGTACCGGCGCTTGATCAGCACGACCCGATCCCCGTCGACGATCACGCCGCCGACGCCGACGATGGGACGGGTGGGATAGAGGCGTTGGGACACGAGGGGAGAGTAGCTCATGAGTCATGGGTCATGAGTGACGGAAGGACTGCGGGGAGAAGCAGGACAGGCAGCTCGGCTGTGCCGAAAAGTCGCGACGGCCAGTCGGTTCGCTCGTATGCTTGCGGCGACGCAAGGAGGCCCGGTGAAGCGTGTGCTCGTGGTGGACGACAACGTGGACTCGGCCGACAGCCTGTCGCTGCTGCTCGGGTTGATGGGGCATACCGTGTGCACGGCGCACGATGGTGCCGAGGCGCTGCAGAAGGCCGAGGCGTTCCGGCCCGAGCTGGTGCTGATGGACATCGGCATGCCGGTGATGGACGGGTGCGAGGCGGCGCGCCGGCTGCGCCAGGAGGATTGGGGCGGCGAGATGGTGCTGGTGGCCCTGACCGGCTGGGGACAGGACGAGGACCGGCGTCGCACCGAGGATGCCGGCTTCAATCACCACCTGATCAAGCCGATCGACCCGGTCGCGCTCGAGAAACTGCTCGACGAGACCGCCCCTCGGACGCAGTCACAGTAAGGCTGCGACGCGGTGATGCCGGCCAGGGTGAAGGCCGGCGGCCCAATGACGAAGGCCGCGCCGTCCTCCCTTGTCGTACGATCGCCGGACATGCGGTCGAGGCTGATTCTGGTGGTGGGCGCGGTGGCGCTCGCGATGGGCGTGGCGCCTGCCGGGGCGCAGTCGCCTCGCGGCAAGCGCGTCTTCGAGGCGCGCTGTGCGCTGTGTCACGGTGGCGATGGCAACGGCGGCGAGCGCGGCCCCGCCATCACGACGAGGCTGCCCGCACTGTCCGACGGCGACATCACCACTCTCGTGCGGCTCGGACGAGCGGCGCGGGGCATGCCCGCGCAAGCGGTGCCGCCGGCCGACATGGCGGCCCTGCTCCGCCACCTCCGCTCGATCGAACAGGCCGAGCCGCCCCTGCCCCGCCGGGTCGTGCAGACCGTCTCGGGTGATCGACTCGAGGGCGACATCCTCGGCGAAGGTCGTCAGGATCTGCAGTTGCGCACCGCCGACGGCACGATCCGCCTCTTGCGCAAGGCCGGCGGCGAGCGCGTGCGCGAGGTGACCTCCGACGTGGACTGGCCCGGCTACAACGGCGGGCCCGGCGGCAACCGCTTCACCACCCTCGACGGCATCACGCCCGCCAACGTGTCCCGCCTCGCGCCGCAGTGGATGACCACCATCGGCGAGGCGGGCTCACTGCAGGTCACCCCCGTGGTGGTGGGCGGCATCATGTACGTCGCCGCGCCGAACGAATGCGTGGCGCTCGACGCGGGCACGGGCCGTCGCCTGTGGCGGTACAAGCGGCCCCGCACCAAGGGCGTGTCCGGGGGCTGGGCCAACCGCGGCGTGGCCGTGGCCGGCCGGCGCGTCTTCATGATGACCGACCACGCCCACGTGATCGCGCTCGACCGCTTCACCGGCGCGCTGCTCTGGGACACGGCCCTGGCCGACTTCCGGCAGAACTACTCGGCGACCTCGGCTCCCCTCGTCGCCGGCGACCACGTGATCACCGGCGTGGCGGGCGGCGAGTTCGGCGCCAACGGCTTCCTGGTGGCCGTCGACCAGGCCACGGGCAAGGAGGCCTGGCGCTTCCACACCGTGCCGCGCCCCGGCGAGCCCGGCTCGGAGACCTGGCAGGGCAAGGACATCACGCACGGCGGCGCGCCCACGTGGTTCACCGGCAGCTACGACCCCGAACTGGACGTGGTCTACTGGCCGACCGGCAACCCGTCGAAGGAATACGACGGCTCGGACCGCAAGGGCGACAACCTGTACGCCTCGTGCATCCTCGCGCTCGATCGCCGGACCGGCCGTCTGCGCTGGCACTACCAGTTCACGCCCCACGAC from Luteitalea sp. TBR-22 includes:
- a CDS encoding ABC transporter permease produces the protein MPIHDQSYRRYSGERRPVRSAWTVIARAGLMGFIVKRAFLGLLLAAWIPFVVRASQLFLASNFSQAATFLAPTPQTFRDFLGQQQIFVFLVTVYVGAGLIANDRRANALQLYLSKPVTRAEYILGKMTVLATFLLAITWLPAILLLVLQIAFSGSFTFLKANSSLVASITLYCLVLTLVITFGMTALSSLSRSSRFVGILFAGVLIFSDAMFNALRFITGSTAVSWVSIQASLDQVGDVIFRQAPRHQTPVAVSFIVLVAVVAVAASVLERRVRGVEVVA
- a CDS encoding ABC transporter ATP-binding protein; the encoded protein is MTPDPSSVVALDDVTVVYGKNQALAGVAAHFPPGAVGLLGPNGAGKSTMIKALLGFVVPTQGRMTVLGLDVRHKAQDIRARIGYMPENDAHIPGMNAVTFVAYCGQLSGLPPVDAMQRAHEVLYYVGLGEARYRNIETYSTGMKQRIKLAQALVHDPDLLFLDEPTNGMDPKGRDEMLALIHDLGHNKRVNLILSSHLLPDVEHTCDHVIVMDKGRVATQGPIATLKGTGGSVFELRIKGDLPRFIEVLRGQGLEAHGTDEDVMRVLVPAGRSARDVFALAAAQDMQVRHLRPSVPTLEDVFIDAIEGGGRAHS
- a CDS encoding NUDIX hydrolase — its product is MSQRLYPTRPIVGVGGVIVDGDRVVLIKRRYEPLANRWSIPGGTLEVGEGLEEGVARELVEETGLVVRVGPVIEVFDRILRDEDGRVKYHFVLVDYLCLPVGGALQAGDDVSEAEWAPFGGLEPYELTDKATSVIRKAMDLRHDW
- a CDS encoding response regulator translates to MKRVLVVDDNVDSADSLSLLLGLMGHTVCTAHDGAEALQKAEAFRPELVLMDIGMPVMDGCEAARRLRQEDWGGEMVLVALTGWGQDEDRRRTEDAGFNHHLIKPIDPVALEKLLDETAPRTQSQ
- a CDS encoding four helix bundle protein; amino-acid sequence: MGIVRTYQDLEVWQTSIELAVDITRLANQLPQSELYALGLQLRRAAISVPSNIAEGYGRSTRPEYVRFLRIARGSNAEVSSLLIIATRLGYLSEARAARTRETNDRIAAMLTRLLQTLEGR
- a CDS encoding HD domain-containing protein, whose protein sequence is MSWTPDRDAALALLHEYTTGESLRRHAYAVEAAVRGYARRLGEDEALWSVTALLHDFDYERWPSQEEHPYKGVEILKQHGYPEVVTRAILSHADYSGVTRDSLLEKVLYACDEMSGFVTAAALVRPSRSVMDLEAASVKKRMKDKAFARAVPREDLIAGAESLGLPLEVHIANVIESLREVADDLGLRGSARPDP
- a CDS encoding ABC transporter permease — its product is MPASRAEASLSLPRAAARIFDLSLDQMLWSRRTVFMALVVGGPLLIALMVRVIDMFSAGSGGVQIDGVRVGSGAIFGLMVWVFYLRFAVPVLAVFYGTSLMADEVEDKTITYLFSRPIPRGAVLLGKYLAYLVCTIAVVLPSVVLVYLLIMSRPGGSLAGGFLDLVKDLVVIALGLATYGALFAWVGARFKRPLLTGLAFVFAWEPAILVIPGYLRRFTVAYYLQGLVPQAMPADDSTVSLLTSLFREFPAVGTSLFWLAVIVAVGLTLAMRTVARREYVLEQ
- a CDS encoding ABC transporter ATP-binding protein → MSVVAERGSRTADREGPGAAIITADHVSKWYGQVIGLNDVSVSIPAGITGLLGPNGAGKSTFMKLITGQLQPSKGSVTVLGAPIWGNPAAYTRIGFCPEQDAFYERMTGLEWVSALVRLNGYSSTEAKAAALRALEAVDLVPAADKKIGAYSKGMRQRVKLAQALVHDPELLILDEPLTGMDPLMRRRTIRIIREWARDGRSVLVSSHILHEVEAMTSNVLLINNGRILAEGDVHDIRALIDHHPHTVHIRAERPRELARECLSYPYVRSLRFEADALVVETDAPDTFYTQLTLLASEEPFGRIDEVTSPDDNLAAVFGYLVK
- a CDS encoding DUF3352 domain-containing protein codes for the protein MSTAKTRYFLFGSAAILTAGLAAGTVAYMGGMPRALASNTGPDELSLVPAGAAVVAYANVQGVMTSEFRQRLNTLMDNEGKGRQEFQEQTGIDVERDIDAVIAAMSPAADGTANHGSGFVALRGRFDIAKIEALVTSKGGQLTDYKGARLLVAHEEEGESPRIALVNAGLVIVGSEAAVKAAIDRNAGDGTASITSDGEFVRMLESVDQNSTVWAIGRPKVLGVAATGDGAQVLGQQLPEVRWFAASGHLNGGLTATVRAEGKDAEAGKNMREVVQGVLALARLQLEAKPELKPLLNSVTVEGTGSGVAVHMTLPAEMLDVIVKQASAVHGDHMKQLHEMHRNAEN
- a CDS encoding APC family permease, producing MQTNSPAETRDAGLDSEFTRGLGLYDATMVVVGSMIGSGIFIVSADMARLIGSPGWLLAAWLLTGVLTVGAALAYGELAAMMPRAGGQYVFLREAFSPLWGFLYGWTLFTVIQTGTIAAVAVAFARFTGVLFPWVAEDHYLIAPIHVTSGYALSLSTAQLLGVLLIALLTWTNTRGLEYGKIVQNVFTTAKTGALVALIAAGLLLGWNADAVAANFGNFWQPRGVVELAPGLTAVTAFGLFVAIGISQTGSLFSSDAWNNICFTAGEVKDPRRTLPLSMVLGTAIVTGLYILSNIAYLVALPLESIQSAPSDRVATLLLNTVFPGVGAAAMAVAIMVSTFGCVNGLVLAGARAYYAMARDGLFFRQAGELNAARVPAFGLVLQGLWAVLLVLPRTFDATTGRYGNLYSNLLDYVISAALIFYALTVAGLFRLRITRPDAHRPYRAFGYPVVPGLYILGALAILFVLFAYRPATTWPGLAIVLAGVPVYLVARGSRS
- a CDS encoding PQQ-binding-like beta-propeller repeat protein, translated to MRSRLILVVGAVALAMGVAPAGAQSPRGKRVFEARCALCHGGDGNGGERGPAITTRLPALSDGDITTLVRLGRAARGMPAQAVPPADMAALLRHLRSIEQAEPPLPRRVVQTVSGDRLEGDILGEGRQDLQLRTADGTIRLLRKAGGERVREVTSDVDWPGYNGGPGGNRFTTLDGITPANVSRLAPQWMTTIGEAGSLQVTPVVVGGIMYVAAPNECVALDAGTGRRLWRYKRPRTKGVSGGWANRGVAVAGRRVFMMTDHAHVIALDRFTGALLWDTALADFRQNYSATSAPLVAGDHVITGVAGGEFGANGFLVAVDQATGKEAWRFHTVPRPGEPGSETWQGKDITHGGAPTWFTGSYDPELDVVYWPTGNPSKEYDGSDRKGDNLYASCILALDRRTGRLRWHYQFTPHDLWDWDATQTSVIADLDWNGQPRKVLIHADRNGFFYVFDRVTGERLLSTPFVKNLTWATGIGPDGRPQRVAGQEPSPAGTRVCPSQDGATNWFSPSFDPASGLYFVQVFEKCSIYTTRPQGPWRPGKTYLGGSQRTSPDPVPQRLLRALDVRTGAIRWEMPQVGPGESWGGTLATATGLVFVAEEGGAFTAVDGRTGTRLWSFDTNQGWKASPMTYRFDGRQYVAIAAGSVVMAFAVQE